GATAGTTTAGGCAATAGAGCGATCTAACGAGCAGATCGCCAAATGACACAACAAAAATTACAGTCCGAGTTACAACAGAGCGCAATCGACCCCCAAATCGCCGCACTAAATTTTGGTGAGGTCGGTCAAACCGAAGCATTCGCATTTATCGTCCGCACCCCCAAACGCCGCAATGACGGTCGATTGACCGATGGGCATCTACGGATCTACGAACAATTCGAGGCAGGCGGATGGATTGGCCGAGGGATCGACCCGCTCACCATGCAGCCAAGCGAGTGGGGTTGTCTCAAGCCGTACAACCCTCGCATTGACGACATCAAGCGCAAAGCAATAAAATACGAACATCCCCACAAGCAGCCCACCGAGCTATTTTGTTTGCGAGTGACTTGGGAGAGCGGGCGCAAAATAGCCATCAGATCGGGTTTGGAGTCCGAGTATTTAGCGCGGATGGACTCAGCCGCCAGCCCCCGCGACGAAGATCGCGAATTTTGGCAGTGGGTCAAAGATACACCGCAGCTCACCATTATCATTACCGAAGGGGCTAAAAAAGCCGCTGCATTGCTGTCGGCGGGATATTGCGCGATCGGGTTGCCAGGGATTTATGGGGGCTATCGCGCCCAACGTGAGGGCGTACCGTGCCAACCCTACCTCATTCCCCAGCTCAAGGTATTTACACAGCCAGGGCGCGAGTTTGTGTTTGCATTCGATCGGGATACCAACCCAAAAACGATCGCCGCCGTCCGTACCGCAACCGATAAAACCGGACGACTGCTAGAGCGGTCGGGCTGTAAAGTATCGGTGATGACTTGGACTCACGCACATAAAGGCGTAGACGACCTGATTTACCATGCAGGAGCTACCGCCCTTGATGCGATTTATGCCGATCGCTCATCCCTAGATAATTGGCGACTCCAGGGCAATTTTAGCCTGGATCGGTATGAGGCTGTACGGATTAATAGCCGCTATTTCGATGCAGCGGTCAGACCGAACAAACTAGAGGGTAAAATCGTTGGGGTTAAATCTGCCAAGGGCACTGGTAAAACCGAGTGGCTGGCAGAGCTGGTGAAACCATACATCAACGACGGGCGCGGCGTATTGATCTTGACCCACCGCGTTCAACTCGCCCAAGCCCTTGCCGAGCGGTTGGGCATCCCTCATGTGAGCGAAGTGTATCAACACGGGCAATTGTTAGGTTTCGCGCTGTGCGTTGATAGCCTACACGCCAACGCCCAAGTCAAGTTCGACCCAACCGTTTGGGAGGGTGCGGCAGTAGTAATCGACGAAGCCGAACAGGTGATTTGGCACCTGCTGAACTCAGGCACCTGCTCCAGCAAACGAGCCGAGATCCTGGCTAATTTTGGGGTATTGCTCCAAACGATCGCCGCGACGGGCGGGACGATCTTTTTAACTGATGCCGACTTGTCTGGCAACACGATCGAGTACGTTCAAAAGCTGACAGGCGGGATGCCGTTGTGGTTGGCAATTAACGACTACAACCCCGTTGCAGGCAAACGGACGTTAATTCTCCATAAATCGCCAGCAGATCTATTAGCAGCCTTAATTACCGATATTAATGCAGGCAAAAATATCATCCTGCATTGCTCGGCTAAAGATGTTAAGTCTAAATGGGCAGCTCAACACCTAGAGACGGCGATTAAGCAGACTTGCCCAGGCGTATCAACACTCTGTTGCGACTCCGATAATGTCGCCGACAAAGAGCATCCAGCCTATGGGATCGTCAATCGGCTGGGCGACCTCGCTCGATATCAAGTTGTCATCGCTACCAGTGTAATCGAGACAGGAGTGTCGATCGACGGCCATCATTTCGATGCTGTTTACTGTCTCGCTAACGGGGTGCAAACAGTCGATGCAGTGTCCCAAACGATCGAGCGGGTGCGGTCTGATGTCCCCCGACACATGGCAATTACAACGGGAAGCATCGGTTGGATCGGCAACGGCAGCAGTAACCCCCGACAACTGATTGCCAGCCAAAAACAGGTGGCTAAATTTAACCTCGCCGCACTCAGCCAACAGGACGCGGCTCTCCAACTCGACGAGATGGAGGCTTGCCACGTTCTCACTTGGGCGAATTATGCGGCAAAAACTAATGCTGAATTTCGCGGGTATAAGCTCAACATCATCACTAAATTGGAGCGTGAAGGTTACGAGATCGTTGAATGCGCCCCAGATCGTCATCAGGAAAATTGGGACGAGTGCCTGGATGAGATTCGCAATGTTAACTACACCCAACAACGTCAGGATATTATCGACACCTCCGCACCGGATGAGGTGGAGCTGCAAAGACTCAAAAAACAGCGGGGCAAGACCAAAGCCGAGCGACTAAAGTTAGCTAAAGGTAGGCTGGTAGAGCGTTACGGCACGGATGAGATTACGGATGAGCTGATCGTTAAAGACGATAGTGGCTGGTATCCGAAAATCCGCCTGCACTACTATCTGACAATCGGGCGAGAGTTTGCCGCCGCCAAAGACCGCGACCGCCTCCAATCGCTCGCCCACGAAGATCGGGCATTGCCGATGGATATCAATCGCTCGTGTATGTCTGGCAAACTGCAAATACTAGATGCCCTGAACATCAAGCAATTTTTCGGTGAGGACAAGGTGTTTACCGCTGACAGTCTTGCTGAGTGGCACGAGTGGGTGCAGCGGTATAGGGGGGCAATTAAGAATGCGCTCGGTCTGTCAATTTCTGCCGAATCCAACCCGATCCAGACTGCCCAACGCCTGTTAGGGCTAGTTGGATTGCAACTGACTTACATCGACCAGGTGCGCGAGGGTGGTTCGCGCGTCCGTCGCTACGCCGGAGTCGAGCAAGACGTTGACGATGGACGTGAGGAAATATTCGGGCGGTGGTTCGCGCGCGATCTGGCTAAATGTCACACCACTGCTAATAAATCTATCGAGCGGGGAGGTGAGACAGAAGTTGCTTGCTAATTGCCCCAAATGGCTAAATGTCACACCACTGCTAATAGATCTTATAAAAGGGATGTTTGCCTTCCTTCTCCCCCCATCTAGACTTTTGGTTGAATCTACTAAAATTATGGAGGTAAAAGCCCTCAAATCTTTATTCAGACTGGGCTAAAGGGTGTTGTGGGGTAGAGATCGAGCTTCTTATAAGGGTAATTATAGGTACCTCGATTGCCAGAGTGGTTGCTGTATCTAGATTTAGCTTGGTATCACCGTTATTCTTAGAACGTAAGAACTAGATAAACGGCACTATTAACTTCCCTTGACTGCTAGCCGTCGAGGGAGGCTTAAGAACGACCTCCAAATCTCGACCCAAAATATTCAGATAGAGAATTAGATGTTCGATTGACTTCTTCTGAAAATCGACCCACTCAAGTTTTTAGCAGTTGGACAACTTACTTCCAAAACCACCAACCCATAATCTTCAAACCAGGAACTAGAAATCCCACAACTGAAGCCACAATAACTAACCAACCCGCAAACTTTAATTCATTATTGTAATCATCCTGAAGTGCATAAATCCCCAATCCCAGAAAAGGTGGCAGTGATAGCGCAATCGCAACCTGCCACCCATAGATAGTTTGAAAAGCCTGGACTTGCTTAGGATGTGTGAATACGAACCGATACACGCCAGAATCGATTAATATCCCTAAGATAAGTAACGCGGCAGCAATCATCCCACCGCCCCAAAGCGACAGCATCCCCCGACCTAATTCAATCCTTTTAAACGCAGCACCAGCACTCCGACCGACATCAGTTCTAATATCGGCACGAATATTCGGAAGTAGAGTTAGCACAGCATCATTAATTCGCGTCTGTGCCTGAATCGCTCCCAAATCAGCCGTCGCCTTCAAAGACTCCCGTTCCGCATCAGCAGCTTCCTTAATCTGCTGGGGAATAGCTGCAAACTCACCTCGATAAGATTCCAGCGTCTCACCCAAGCTCCATTTATTAGCTTCGAGCATCGAAATTGTGACTTCTGGCATAAATTGGCACGATCGTCAACCATAAATTGGCTTCGCAATAACGAAAATACGTCGTTTCAGGGAATGCTAGCGATCGAGTTTTCAATCATAACTTGGCATTGAGTACCTAAATTCAATCATAATAAGGCATGAGTTCTTTTTTGAGAATTGTGTACTAACATCGCTAGAAACGGCAATTTTCAAGAACTCTCAGCCAAGTTATGGTTGATTTTCGGGGAGATTAGAGCGCACGATCGAGACAAATTTACCCTCCTGATTCAGCACAAAGTCATTGCTAGGCACGATCTAATGGTGAGAGGAGCGTAACTAGGAGTACTGGATCGGATTTGAGAGTAATCGGTCATGCTTGAGGTATTCGATCGAGTGCTTTAAATACGATCGCAAAGTGTTTCGCCAGGGAGCCGCAGTTGCAATTAAGGTAACTGATTTCCCTTCGGGATGGCTGTAGAGCACACTTGAGGGCACTCAATTTTTAAATCAAGGTACTTGGAGTTGTCAAGCATAACTTGGCCGTTTCGGCCAAGTTATGCCAGAAGTCACAGAAATAATCATCCAAAGCGCGTCATTATTTCCAAACCGATAAGAATCACTCGCATGGAGCAACTGCTGAATTTCACTATCTGTCAGCTTCCGGCGGAGATATCTTTCCGCACCACCAATGAGATCTTCTCTACTACTCATAGCTTGACGACCAGATCGAACATTTTCTTACACTCACCCCGCCATCTAAGCAGCTCCGCTTTATTCCCCAGCGGCATCTCAGCTATTGCCTGAGCGATCGTCCTCCGGTCATTGTAAAGCACCCGCGACACCCGCTCCGCTAATTCTCCCAACATTAAAGATTTCCCCTGCTTCTCGATGGCCTTTCTAACCCCAGAACTATTATAAAGTGCGAACTCATCCTCATCCCCAAACATGCCATTCCGAACTACGTGAATAGTCGTTCCTTGCATCACTTCCATATACTGCTTGAGCAACTCCACACTGTCACGTTGCATATTGATCGTCCAAAAAGTAATCAAACTCCGATCTAAGTCCTTTAAAACACCGCGCAGGTTTTCACCATATTTACTGACTCCATCATTACTACGTGCCGCTCCGTTAATAACGATCGTTTTATCCCGATGCTCCTCACAGAGATTGACCAGATCGATCCACCCATTAGCCTTATCCAGATTTAGAATCTGAGCTGGGACAGCCTCACCATATGACTTAAACACATCAGGATTGCTAGTATCAGTTTCAATTAAATAACAGTCCTTACCGATCTCACACAGATAATCGACAAGTGCCATCGATACAATACTTTTACCAACCCCACCTTTGCCACCACCAATCATGTAAATCGGATTCATCTATCTATCTCCTTACAGATCTACCGAGTCAGGTCTAGGTAAAGATCCACTCTTAGAGTGACTCTTCTTATTATCCCCTGTCACCTTAACTTCTGCTACTTCTGCTACGGGAGACGCTCCGGCTGCTGGTAGTGTGGGTGATGTTGACGATGCGGGTAATGTTTTCGACAGCTCCTTGCCAGCGACTTTAGGCTTATTAGGAGTCTTAACCTTTTGCAGATAGCTTTTGAGCGTAGGCGTAGAGATATCTAACCCCTCACCCTTCAAACTACTGGCGATTTGCTCCAAAGTATAGCCGCGCTTCTGAAGAGACTTAATCTCTTTAGCCAACATCTTCACCACCTCCTGCTTAGTCAGATCCTTTGGCGGTGGTTCGATAGCAGGCAAAGCCCGAAGTTTACTAGCAATTGCCTCAACCTGCTCTAATTTATAGCCCATCTAAATAACTCCTATCCCAGATCGGTTTAACCCAAGTATACTTTACCCGCAACTCAACCACCACCGAGCATTCACCGAATATTTACCGAGCATTTGGAGAATATCTACCCCCTATAAGAACGCACCGAAAACCCACTACTCGACTCATAGCTACTCGACCAGACTATAACTCATCTCATCTGCTCATCCCCATTTTATGTACTGCATACCCCAAGTCCCAAACTCCACGCCCCAAATCCTACACCATCTTTACTTTCTATCCGCTCACCTCTACCCGATCTCCATCTCACAATCTACCCCACCGTTTGCTGAAAACTTCCACCCTCAAAATCCATCTCTAAAATCGCTCCCTAAAATACCCAAAATCTAGCACCCCAAACAGCCCCAAAACCACGCGCAACTTATAGTAAAATCATAATTTTATGGAGGTAACAAGATGGTAGCTGCTATACGCAGCCACCCGCCCTCCGCTCGTCGCAAGCTCCTCACTCCAGGCTATCTTGTGGGGATTGCATCCCCTAACCCCTGCCGATCGCTATAATTGCCCCGACGAGATCTAACAGTGGCGATCGATTGTTTTCCTGAGCCATACTCTAATCATACTCGACCCAACAGAGCCTAATTCCTGCCAACATCTAACGAACGTGCCGATCGCTCCAATCGGAGCGGCAGGAATGGGCGGCGATGGGTTCCCTCCCGATCGTAATCATTTTTCCCGCGCTTTCTCAACCTCCTTTAACAATATGACATTCAAACGCACCCAAGCCGAACCCCTAAGCTGTCAATGCAACATCCGCCTGACCCCCAGCGAAATGGAAGAACTCAAAGACGCAGCCAGCGTCGCCGGAATCACCGTTAGTACCTACATCCGCCAACGCGCCCTCGGTCGGCGCGTGGCTGCCAATACCGACATGACAACGATCCGCGAACTCCGTCGCATTGGTGGCTTACTCAAACACATCCATAATGAAAGTGGCGGTGCATACAGCCAACTGACCGCCGATACCCTCATCGAAATTCAAAAAGCGATCGTCAGTATTGGAAATGGCTTATGAGAAAGGGAAAAGGGGAAGGGGTAAAGGGGAAAGGTGGGGAGTGTGGGAGTAGACGATCGATCTTCAACGATCGAGTTTTTCCGATCGATTGCAAAGATAAGAACGATCAGTACCCCAGACAAGTTACTCACCCAAAAAATTCCGAAACTGGAATAGTAAACCCCAGTTCGATAGTTAGGCACCCAGAGGGAGAAAGAAAATGATTGGCAAACGAGTTAAAGCAACCGCAACCAAAAGCGGTGGCAAACATGCAGGTAGCTTGGTGGACTATATCACTAAAGATAAAGACAAACATAAGGTCATGCAGATCGGTGGTAAAAACTTTATCAGCGATCGCTTGGTAGGACAGAGACTAGAAATGATGGCACTGGCAGGTGAGAACCCCCGCAGTAAAAACCCACTCAATCATTACGTCCTTAGTTGGCGCGAACAAGAACGCCCCACTCCCGACCAAATCGATTCAGCCGTAGATATCTTGCTCGCCGAAATGGAAATGCAAGAACATCAGGTCATCTATGCCGCCCATCAAGACACCCATAACATCCACGTCCATGTCGTCATCAACCGCATCCATCCAGACACGATCCAACCGATCCAAATCAATCGCGGCTTCGATATCGAAGCCCTCCACCGCGCTGTTGCCAAAATCGAATATGTCCAAGGATGGCAACCCCTTGAAAACGCTAAATATCAAATTGACGAAGATGGCAAGATCGTCGAACGACAGGACTATCAACAACAACAACCCCAGCCTAAACAACGCGCCGCCGACTTCGAGAACCGTACCGGAGAAAAATCAGCTCAACGGATTGGGATTGAAACCCTAGCCCCGATCGTCAAAGCCGCTAACGACTGGCAACAACTCCACCAGCAACTCGCCCAAGCCGGAGCCAAATACGAACAAAAAGGCACCGGAGCGATCGTTACCATTGGGGAAACAGTCATCAAAGCCAGCAGCATCGACCGTGCCGCCAGCTTCAGTAACCTTCAGAAACGATTGGGTACTTACGAACCGCCGATCCAAGATCTAGATATAGCTCCCATCTCTCCCCAGCCATTAATGGAGCAGATGCCCCCAGGTTGGCAACAATACACCCAACTCCGCAGCGACTATTACACCAATAAAACCGCCGATGCCGATGCGTTGAGACAAAAATGGGACGAACGGTTTCAACAACTGGCAGAACTTCAAACGCAAGAACGGGAACGACTGCTAGCAGGACAATGGCAGGGTAAAGGAGCGATTCTTAACGCTCTCCGCCATAGCCTCGCCGAAGACCAGAAAGAGGAGAAGCAGAAATTGCAGCAAGAGCAAGAAGCAGAGCGGGAACGACTGCGGGAGAAGTATCAACAATTTCCCAGCTTCGAGGAGTGGCAAAGATTGAGAGGGAGAGAAGACTTAGCCGAGAGATGGCGATACCGACATGGGGAAGAGAGTCCGAATTTGGAGCGGATTGAGGTGAGACAACAACAGGAGAGAGAGGTAGAACGGGTGAGTCAGGATTATGGGATGAGTATGGGGATGTGATGGGGAAACCCCGCCAGCGAATGCTTGCCGCTGCGTTGGAGATTACTGGCATGAGCGAGAGCAGTTGGCAAGCAGTCACTTCTGGGGTTTAAATTGACGGTGGGTAAGGATTTCAGCTTTAGCGGAAGATTTTCTTTTTTTGGCACGGTGAAGCTAATAACGATGTGCGATCGGCCTTCGTTGAGATTTTAGCAGTTTGCCTTTCCTTTCCTCCTTGAATTATGGGAACTCTAAGAAGTACAGAGACTATTCGTGCGGGAGCCTCATGAAAATATCACGCCAAAGCATAAAAAAAATTGGAGATGTCTTAAACAAGGCGACATCAAAATTTAGAAAAGATGACTCTTTAATCAAAATTGGTGATGTTTTTGATAATCAATATGAAGTTGATGGTATTGAAGACCACAAATTGACATGGATATGTCGAGTATTTGATATTAAAGATCCAACAAAGAAATATATTGCGAAGCGTTGGAAGAATTTAGTTGAAGATAGAGAACTAATAGAAAGAGAAATAAGAATTATAAGTCTAATCGCAGATCCCAATACTGGTGTAATTCCTCAATTAGTGCGCCCATCCAATCAATATGGATGGATTATTTATGAGTATATTGATGGCAAGCAGCTTGTAGAAGAAGTAAATGCAAATGTTAGATATGATTCCAAAAAAGCTATTAATCTTATCATAGAACTTTGCGATCTCTTAAAGCCAATTCATCAGAGAGGTATCGTTCATCGTAGAATCGATCTCAAACACATTATTCGCCGCACACAAGATCGAAAACTATTTATAGTTGATTTTAGTGAAAGTCAACGGATAGACATAGACACAGAGATAGAGCCATATGAAAGAATTGCTACAGATTTTACGCCGCCTCAGCTAAATAGTACAACACCAAAATTTGACGAAGATATATATTCTATAGGGATAATTGCTCTCTTATCCTTGACAAGATTTAATAGCCTTAGCTCATTAGTAAATGAAGAAGAAGTCGATGGAGCTTTAGCATGGGCGAAACATGCGAACGAGGCCGATATAGGCTTGATTAAGGTGGTTAGTCAAATGATAGACAAGTCATCAAGAATACGATATCAAAATATAGAAGAAGTACTTGATGCAATAAATAATATAGAAATAGAGCTACAACCAAAAAGTAATCCAACTATACAAATTCCAACCATCGAGCCAGACGTTAAATTACCTTCTAATCATTTGCAACTATCAACTATACAAAGTTCAACTAAGCATTCGCAATTATCAACTATACAAAGTCAAAACATCGAGCCAGAGATTAAATTACCTTCTAAGCATTCACAACCGTCATCATACGTATCTACTAAATTCTTGCCAACAATGGTAACGATCGAATCTGGCTCTTTTATGATGGGTTCTGCGGAAAAACGTAGCGAACGACCTGCACATCAAGTTAGCATAGCTACTTTTCAGATGAGTGCAACCCCAATTACCCAGGCTCAATGGAAATATGTAATGGAATCCGATTTGAATCCATCCCATCATCAAGGAGATAACTATCCAGTAGAATCAATTACTTGGCTCGAAGCACGAGAATTCTGCAAAAAGCTATCTAGTCTCAGTCAGGATGGTAAAGTCTATCGCTTACCTAGCGAATCTGAGTGGGAATATGCTTGTAAAGCTAATACAAATACAATGTTTTATTTTGGGGACGATCTAGATAGTTTACAAGCAAACTTTGCTAATAATGAAGGGACATCAACAGAAGTAAAAAGATTTAAAGCAAACCATTTTGGACTTTATGACATGCATGGCAATGTATGGGAATGGTGTGAAGATAGCTACGTCACTGGTTATAAAGATGCACCGATTGATGGAAGTGCAGTCACCAAGACTGAAGAAACAAATAATGATGAGAAAGTTGTCAGAGGCGGAGCCTGGAATACAAATAAATTTTCATGTAGTAGTACCAGTCGCTACAGTATTCAGAAGAATGAGTCGAATAATAACTGTGGTTTCAGAGTTGTCACTGATATACAAAAATAGATTAATTTTGAAATACTCGAAAAATAATGATGATATTTACTAAATAATGAAAAACCAATCATCTAATCCATACATTCAAATTAAGTATCATGATAATAATGGGATACCTTTTGATGAGCCTGAATTTATTAACGGTAATATCAAATCTATTAGTGCAGAGCGAAAGACTGGTGTCATATATATTCCTAGTCCTATTTTAAATGAGCAATATATTAGTATTGAAAAATCTAATAGAATTGGTATCGTCGATCTATTGGTTGAGATTATTTTTGGCAAGTATGTTACTAGAAAATTCTTATCTCCATTACTATCTTTGATGCTCAGACATACGGGCTATAAAATAGTACGCTCTCAATCTTGTAGTAAAGATTTATCCCTTAAATATAATTTTGCTTATTACTATTTTTTCAAAATAAAGATAATCAGTATTATTAGTATTTTAAGGTGGATACGAGCGAAACTTATTAAAGAAGGGAACATCGAACGACAAGAAATTTATCACGGTGATGTATTTGTCATTAAACGTTCGGGCTACAGTCATAATGTAAAATTGACTTTTCACGATCGCGCTCCACAATATCTATCTACAAAATTAAGATCGTTGGGAAGTCTTTCAATTAAATTAATATCACTACTTCTGATAATAATTTTTTCGATTATAGCTTGGGGAGCTTTTAGTATCGATGTGAGTAATCTTCCCGACACAAGAAAGCCGATGGAGATTCAATATGCCCAAGATCCACAGTCTGATAAGGTAGATATCTTATATCGTAGAAGTCCAGATAAAAAAAGAGAAGAATTCTCAAGTCATCTAATTAATGCTCTGATCGCGAAAGAAGATTCCCGCTTTTATTTTTCTCCTGGAGTAGACTTACTTTCATTCAAGAATATAGGAAGTCGAGGTGGAAGTGGGCTTACTCAACAAGTTGCTCGTAAACTATTTGCTAAAGAGCTAGGTTTTAATAAGGAACAAGATATCAAAAATTCAGGGAATAGAAATGAATTAAAGCTAGAATCAGATCGATTATCATTTATTAGAAAATTGCTGGAAGTAGGAGTTTCTCTCAAACTAGATTTAATGTACAGTAAGCAAAATATTTTACTAACCTATTTAAATCGAGTATCTAGTTCGTGGGAAGCAGATGAGGACAAAAATAGTACTAACTTTGAAGATAGGAGTAAGAAATACTTTGACAAATCTGTAGATCGATTAGATAGTGGTGAGTCAGCTATGTTGGTAGGAATGTTAACAAATCCTACCGTTCAAGATCCATGTAATCAGATTTCTGCTAAGAGATTTATCAAAATAAAAATCAATAATTTAGAAGAAAAAATACGCGAAAATAAAAAAGATCTTGAGAATGCAACTGACGAAAATAAACAAGAACTTCAAACACTTCAAAAAAACAGATTTTATGATGAGCTGAGATTAGAAAATTTATACAACCTAGAAAGATCGGGTAAAATTACTTCTGAGCAAATAGAAGAATTTAAGCAATATAAAGTAGACCCAGAAAGATACGCACTAATAATAAGATTAGTAAAAGAGAAAGAAGCCAGATTACAATTCAGTCAAAGTGAACTAGAGAGGAAAGAAAACTTAATCGAGACATTAAAACAGGGAGGTCTAAAATCTAGGCAAGAAGGTATTAATCTAATCGATCGAGTAAGAGGGTTCTTTGTCAAAAAACATAATGAAGGACTCATTAATAAAATCAAAACAGAAATAGATGAAATAAATATAAAAATTGAAACAATCAGAAATGAAATTGATGAAATTTATCAAAATATAGATGTAACAAAAATAAGAAATTATGTCACAAAGGTGGCAAAAGATAATTTGCAGACATATTTAGATCTTGAATATGATAAAGTCAGGGAATTTGAGATTAGTGAACGAGCTAAAGACACGCGAGAAGTTGTGCTTAATGAGATGAGAAAAGCTGGTAGAATCAATAAAGGTGAATATACTCAAGCGATGGCAACAGGGATTCGTCTGAAAGATCCTAACTTACTATGCAATGCTAAATCTAATTTACACGAACTGCAAGTCGAATATTTTAGTGAAGCAGTTAACGATGAATTAAAGTTACTAGAAAGAAAAAATATTATTGGAGCGGGTCTCTTAAAAAATAAGAATTATAGTATTCAAACGTCTATCGATCGAAATATGCAAGAGAAGGCAGAAGAAGCTTTACAAGCTTATATCACTACAGTGGGTAAGAAGAAAAATTTCGATCAAGGAGCAATATTAACCTTAGATACTAGAAATGGCTCGGTCAAAGCAATGGTAGGTGGATACACCGACCCCAATTATCAAAATCTAGATCCAGAAGACAATCAACCAATCAATATATATCCAGGTCATGGGATAAATCATGTCACTGCTAATAATAGGCAACCAGGATCTATCTTTAAATTGTTTAGTTATGGAGCGATGATGCAAGATATGCACGATCGATACAAATCTAGTCCCGCTCTACTTTTAAGTAAGGAATATCCATGCTACGTTCTTAAAACTGGAATAAAACAATGCGAACATTTAGCAGGACAGAAGAAGATGAATGTGTTCTCGGCAATAACATATTCAGAAAATTCAGTTGCAATAGCAGCGGCAAAGGGATTAGGTATTGATAAGGTAAAAGAATTTGCAAATACATTGGGCGTAGGTCTATCTAAGCCGCTTAACTTAAAAGATATTCAAGGATTCGTTTTAGGCGGTGGTGGTAATGAAGTCAGTCTCTTGGAAATGACTGGTGCTTATGCAGCCGTTGCCAACGGAGGTACTTGGAACCGACCTCAAATTATTAACTCGATAAAGAGATTATGCCAGCCTGAAGATACAAGCTGGGGTTTTTTGTATAAACCCTCGAAAAGGGGGATTCTGAGTTTTATGGTACTTCCGAACTAGATTTTCCAAGATAACGATAGACACTCGCCTTAGAAAGATCGAAGTCTTTCATCAAGATTTTAATCAGAACACCCTGTTGGCGTTGAAGCTGAAGCTCCACCACCTGTTGGGGAGATAATCGTTTACTCCTCCCAAACTTGACACCCAACTCTTTTGCCTTATTAATGCCATCTAGCTGACGCTCAGAGCGGAGTTCAGTTTCAAATTCAGCGATCGCCGCCAGCATATTAAAAAGTAGACGACCCGTAGCATCAGAAGTATCAATATTTTGGTCGAGAACCTGCAAAGCGACATTTTTGCGCTGGAGTGCATCAGCGATCGTGCAAAGGTGAAGAGTAGAGCGAGCTAACCGATCTAACCGCGACACAATCAACGTATCGCCGTCTCGGACATATTCCAAACAAGCAGCAAGCTGAGAACGCTGATGGTTAGTACCACTTTGTGTTTCTTGATAGATCTTGTCGCAATGTTTGAGTTTCTGTAAC
This is a stretch of genomic DNA from Chamaesiphon minutus PCC 6605. It encodes these proteins:
- a CDS encoding SUMF1/EgtB/PvdO family nonheme iron enzyme, with the protein product MKISRQSIKKIGDVLNKATSKFRKDDSLIKIGDVFDNQYEVDGIEDHKLTWICRVFDIKDPTKKYIAKRWKNLVEDRELIEREIRIISLIADPNTGVIPQLVRPSNQYGWIIYEYIDGKQLVEEVNANVRYDSKKAINLIIELCDLLKPIHQRGIVHRRIDLKHIIRRTQDRKLFIVDFSESQRIDIDTEIEPYERIATDFTPPQLNSTTPKFDEDIYSIGIIALLSLTRFNSLSSLVNEEEVDGALAWAKHANEADIGLIKVVSQMIDKSSRIRYQNIEEVLDAINNIEIELQPKSNPTIQIPTIEPDVKLPSNHLQLSTIQSSTKHSQLSTIQSQNIEPEIKLPSKHSQPSSYVSTKFLPTMVTIESGSFMMGSAEKRSERPAHQVSIATFQMSATPITQAQWKYVMESDLNPSHHQGDNYPVESITWLEAREFCKKLSSLSQDGKVYRLPSESEWEYACKANTNTMFYFGDDLDSLQANFANNEGTSTEVKRFKANHFGLYDMHGNVWEWCEDSYVTGYKDAPIDGSAVTKTEETNNDEKVVRGGAWNTNKFSCSSTSRYSIQKNESNNNCGFRVVTDIQK
- a CDS encoding transglycosylase domain-containing protein — its product is MKNQSSNPYIQIKYHDNNGIPFDEPEFINGNIKSISAERKTGVIYIPSPILNEQYISIEKSNRIGIVDLLVEIIFGKYVTRKFLSPLLSLMLRHTGYKIVRSQSCSKDLSLKYNFAYYYFFKIKIISIISILRWIRAKLIKEGNIERQEIYHGDVFVIKRSGYSHNVKLTFHDRAPQYLSTKLRSLGSLSIKLISLLLIIIFSIIAWGAFSIDVSNLPDTRKPMEIQYAQDPQSDKVDILYRRSPDKKREEFSSHLINALIAKEDSRFYFSPGVDLLSFKNIGSRGGSGLTQQVARKLFAKELGFNKEQDIKNSGNRNELKLESDRLSFIRKLLEVGVSLKLDLMYSKQNILLTYLNRVSSSWEADEDKNSTNFEDRSKKYFDKSVDRLDSGESAMLVGMLTNPTVQDPCNQISAKRFIKIKINNLEEKIRENKKDLENATDENKQELQTLQKNRFYDELRLENLYNLERSGKITSEQIEEFKQYKVDPERYALIIRLVKEKEARLQFSQSELERKENLIETLKQGGLKSRQEGINLIDRVRGFFVKKHNEGLINKIKTEIDEINIKIETIRNEIDEIYQNIDVTKIRNYVTKVAKDNLQTYLDLEYDKVREFEISERAKDTREVVLNEMRKAGRINKGEYTQAMATGIRLKDPNLLCNAKSNLHELQVEYFSEAVNDELKLLERKNIIGAGLLKNKNYSIQTSIDRNMQEKAEEALQAYITTVGKKKNFDQGAILTLDTRNGSVKAMVGGYTDPNYQNLDPEDNQPINIYPGHGINHVTANNRQPGSIFKLFSYGAMMQDMHDRYKSSPALLLSKEYPCYVLKTGIKQCEHLAGQKKMNVFSAITYSENSVAIAAAKGLGIDKVKEFANTLGVGLSKPLNLKDIQGFVLGGGGNEVSLLEMTGAYAAVANGGTWNRPQIINSIKRLCQPEDTSWGFLYKPSKRGILSFMVLPN
- a CDS encoding recombinase family protein — encoded protein: MALVGYARVSSSGQSLDVQLQKLKHCDKIYQETQSGTNHQRSQLAACLEYVRDGDTLIVSRLDRLARSTLHLCTIADALQRKNVALQVLDQNIDTSDATGRLLFNMLAAIAEFETELRSERQLDGINKAKELGVKFGRSKRLSPQQVVELQLQRQQGVLIKILMKDFDLSKASVYRYLGKSSSEVP